tttttttaatatctttttcTCAGGATTATTTGTGGTAGAAGATGCAACAACGTTATGAGGAATTCTACCACTTCTTATCTTGGTAGGCATAAAAAATAATAGAGGCTACAACTTCTTTTATCTATTTCTGAATTTCCTTACTTGCCATAACTTTCTTTTTATGTGGCATATGAACCTCCTTATTTTTCTTTAGAAGCAACTATCTTCCTTTCATTAGAATTCTTGTATCTATATTCAGGAGCATTTGAAATGCCCTTCATATGCACAGTGACACCAATTTCTGCTTTATAGTATAATTAGGGAATTACGCTCttagtttaattatttgtgcaagaaattttgcaaatgcGATATCACGACTTAACAGTAAACATACATATGACCATCTACTAGATGTATCAATTAATACCATAAAATACCTGAATAGTCATGATGGTGGATTGATGGTCCACATATATCACCTTAAATTCTTTTAAGAAATGCAGATGATTCTATCTGAATCTTACCCGGTGAATGCTTTGTTATTAGTTTGCCCATAAAACAAGCTTCATATTGTCTATATTCTTTTGTAAGTTTTAAACCTTTCAATGGATGATCACGAATACTGTCAACTATTTTACGCATCATTGTTGAACTAGGATGACCCAAACAATCGTGCCATAAATCACACTTTTGAGaccttttttttttgacaaagttAAAACTTAATAGTTGAAATGTTAAATAGTTCAACTAAATATTAATGGTCCACCCCATTTTAAAGACTATTTAACAAATTCTCAACAAGATTTATCTATAGCTAATATGTCTTTCCCAATTAAATCtcttaaataaattcataaaatttttATTCACAACCTCAAATCGACCATTTTTACCTAATTTATCTTAAAAATCAAACAACCAAACCAACACTAAGCTTTAGAAAAATGAAGTACGTAAATAAAACGCAAATTCGTTATTTTCCATTTCTCAATCATAAAACGAGTTCGCATCGACAAAATCCGACGTGGCGAAACACgattggctaaaacaaccaaaggCTGAAGATGATTGGTTAGTTTCGCAACGAACACGTTGCAAAGCGTAGATTCGACTCCATGAGTCAAGTCTTCGCGGAATCACTTCCACGCCTGTCACTGTAAAAGCTCCGTCGTAACTGAAGAAGCGATTCCACAACACATTCATACGCCAAACGCGACATAACACATTTCGTTTTTCATCACAAACCCTAATTCACATCGAGATCCGAACGAGTATAGTAGAGTTTCGGAGAGATCCGAATCTTCAATGGCGCATCGAAGAGCCAAATTGCTGTTCCTTCTCTGCGCTCTTTGTTATGCACTCAATTCCTTTGCCGCGTAATTTTCATGTTTTCGTTTTTTTTCATTTCCGTTTCTCTGTTTGCGATTTCGTTGGAAAATTCTGATTCTGTATTTGTTTGTTTGATGTTTCGTTACGCAGAAAGAGCTATTACGATATACTGCAAGTGTCGAAGAGTGCGGGGGATGATCAGATTAAGAGAGCGTATAGGAAACTGGCATTGAAGTATCATCCTGATAAGAATCCGGGGAATGAAGAAGCTAATAAGAAATTCGCGGAGATTAACAATGGTAGTATATATGTATACATGTATCgttgcttttgtttgtttttatttggtATTTTCATGATGTAGTTTGTGAAAATAAGATTTTTAATATGCTATAAACTATTTTCAGAAGCTATCATTGAgagtttatgaaaataagctgaaaATAGGTTATGATTATGTCATAAGTGGTTTGTATAAGCTTTCCAAAAAAGTCTCACAAATGTGTATGTCTGTGGATATGTTCAATTGAGTTAATTTAAATGGGCTcttattttttgttattaatgGCTGCTTTTTCGTTGTTGTCTCTGCCAGCATATGAAGTGTTGTCCGATAGCGAGAAGAGAAATATTTATGATAAGTACGGTGAAGAGGGTTTGAAGCAGCATGCGGCTggtggaggaagaggtggtgggaTGAACATGCAGGATATTTTTAACTCGTAAGATTCATCACTCTGGCTTTTTGTATATTAGTTCTTAACCTATCAATTATCACTATTACGTTTAAGATATGTATTCTCGGAGTAATTACTATATCTTCACTTGACCTTTTTTTTTACTTGCATTGATATATGGAAACAAAAAATCGCATGATACATGTTTGTGTACAAGAGAAACAATTATAGAAAGCTATAAAGGTTTTATGTTATTATAAATACTAGCATACTCTAATCAGAACCTTCATATGGTTTTATTGATTCATTGGTTTTCTCTTGTCAGCATCAGTTTTTGATGCTACAAGTTTCAATCTAGCCATTTGCGAGCAAAGATTATGCTGCCTTGTGTAGTTGGATTGCTATGTTCTTGATGTGTATTTGTATTTATGTAGCTATTTTTGTATGTTTAACTTATAATGTGGGGCCCAGTTTTGAACTTTCTCTTATTAATGACACTGATATATGAATGTGTCTCAGTTTCTTTGGTGGGGGATCaatggaggaagaagagaaaattgtGAAAGGTGATGATGTTATTGTTGATTTGGATGCAACCCTCGAAGATTTGTACATGGGTGGTTCCTTGAAGGTGAGGTCACATTTAATCTATCAGCCAATGCTCCGAGTTCAAGCAATAAATCTTTATACTTTCCAATGTGCAATGTCTTTGTGCTGTAGTATCATGCTATTTCTAAACATCTGcaaattttatttgaataatatACTAAATGTGCATTGGATAGATTCAAGATTATCACACTGGTTTTCATATGACACATGGTAACGGAAAACTCATTTTCATTTAGCTACTTCAACCAATAGAAAACCAGAAATAAAATTAAAGCGACTTAGAAGAACTACTTTAGGGGCTGAGATGCAGAACTTACATCAACCTGGGCCTCATCCATCTAAAGTCAAATATAACATATTCCACACACATATGAGACATCATGTATTCCTGGAGGCTGTTCTTTTTCCCCCTTTCAAAATTTCAGATGCTTTAGTTTCTATTCTATAGTTACATATTTGCATTGAGGAAACACTGTAGTCTGTAGCCACTATATAAACATTATCATGCCGTAGTTGTAAACTATAAGTGGTTGAATTTATGACTCGAATTGTAGAATTTGCAAGTCATTTGTTGATTGTTTCTTTGTGATCATGGTATTGTAATTACCAGGTCTGGAGGGAGAAAAATGTTGTAAAGCCAGCACCTGGGAAAAGACGCTGTAACTGCAGAAATGAGGTTTATCACAGGCAAATTGGGCCTGGAATGTTTCAACAGATGACAGAGCAGGTAAAAACATCACACTGAGGTTGTTGATAGAAAAAATATTTCTGTTTATCTTGTCCATATTTTAGGGTGTATATTTAATACTGCAAACACACTGACTTCTAGTGTCAGTGTTTCATGACATTTTATTGTATGACTATGGAAATGTTTACTTTATATAATCATACTCACAATTTCTTTTTCCTTATGTGTTGGAGGGGATTATAGGGTGAAGGTTTATTTTTAATCGTGTTCTTAACTTTTATGAAACTTTACACTTCTCTTTCTGATATTTACCTATCCAGGTCTGTGACCAATGTGCTAATGTGAAATATGTAAGGGAGGGATATTTCGTCACAGTTGATATTGAGAAAGGCATGCAAGATGGCCAGGTAAACATTTAAAGTTTGTACATACGGTTTAGTCCATTACGTAAATATGCATAATTTCATGTTTTGCTACCCATTTCGCTTTTAAGCTCTACACTTAGAAGCATGTCTAATCATGTGGACATATAAATTATTAAGACAATAGCTCTGTATTATAATTCTCGGCGCATAAGTCCCACGTCAAGTAGTATGAGATGCATGATGGAGTACTTAAATAGCTTGGTTTCTCCCCAGCTTTTAAGGGAGCTTCTCCAAATGCTTGTCAAATGGTATCTGGGTAGGTTGCTCGTGTCTTAGAAGAGACTACATATATACTGTTGATCGGAAAGACTAAATGTAGCGTTGTAGAGTGCAGCCACCAAGATGTCGGCTCTTAAGTTCCACTTCAAATAATATGAGATGCTTGGTGGAGTACTTAAGTGACCTTGTTTTTCCTCTTCACATCTAGCTTTTATTGGAGGGTTCCTCGTTGGATCAACTTATTTTGGTTCAGGCCAAAGACGCCAATCTTATACATATATTGAATTTGAATCTTTTATTGATATTATTAGGTTTTCTAAGTTGATCAATAGATGCATTTTATCGTCATTTGTGAGTGTCAATGTTCAAGGATCTCAGAACTATTGTAAATGTTGAAGAAATTATTCTAGTTTGGATAAACATCAAGCACAGCCTTTAAATAGTTGATGGCTTCAGCTACTTGAATGAAACAAGATTGTGAGAGTCATCATAGAACATGAGATTTGAGAATTGATAATATGTAGATGAAGTTTTTAATATTTCAAAGATCCAGATTTAAATGGTTTGTCATTTGACTTGATTCACAATAAAACATTGTGATATCAGTTTGATGCTTGCAGCTAATTCTAACAAATGGAAAAGGTGTATATTGTCAGTGTTGCTAGACTTTTCAAGTTTCAATTTTAAGGGCGTGCCTGGTTATGTTGAAAATAGACCCTTGTTTTAACTTCAGTTCCGATTTCCAAACTATGTAGAGGAGTGAAAACCAAAACCAGTTGAATATGCCTCACCATTTTCTGTACCCTTGATTCATTTCCCATCTTTGTTACCAATCATTCAATTGTTATATTACAATTGAATGATGAGAAATGCTCGATGTTACGAAAGAGAGGCAAACATAACGGACGAAATGCACTCATGTTAACTTGTTATTACCATTTGTCCATTATATATTCTATAATTCACCATACTACCTGTGTATGGCTAGGTTTTTCGACTGTCGTTCCATTTCATGAGATAACGCGTGGTACTATATCGCATAACTCTTGAATGATATGTACACATGATGATTTATGGAAGCTTGATGAAAATGCTCAGTTTTTTCCAAACTAAAATTTTACTTGAATGATGACCATTGCAAATTTTTGTCCTTTTACAGGAGGTGCTATTTTATGAGGATGGTGAGCCCATAATTGATGGAGAATCTGGAGATTTAAGGGTTAGTAGCAGTGTTTTTCATTTATGTTAGTAACTGTTTAGGATGCATGTTATTGTGTGTGCAGTTTGCTGACAATCCTTATGTTAATATGAACAGTTTCGCGTACGTACCGCACCTCATGATCTTTTCAAAAGGGAGGGCAATGACTTACACACCACTGTCACTATAACTCTGGTAAGTATAAGCAAAGCATTATTTCATTTGTATTGTACCTTTAGGATTTCGGATTACATTTTAAGTCTGTAAGTTGTGTAATTATTAACCATGATACTAGTAAGTATCAACTACTAGTAACTAGCATGATTATGCAAACCATTAACTGCTCTCTGATATTTGTATCCTAAAATTCTGAGCATAGAAGAGTTTACTAACCTTAATCTTCTTTAGGTTCAAGCCCTTGTTGGTTTTGAGAAGACACTTAAACACCTTGATGAACATCTAGTGGATATAAGCGCAAAGGTGAGCATGAAATATCTTCTTTGCAGATCATAATTGGTGTTGATCCCCCCCACCccaaaaacattaaaacacacaTCCACACCAAGCACCAGCACATGAGGCACACAACTAACTTACTTCTTTTGACCCCTCAGGGAATCACAAATCCAAAACAAGTGCGGAAGTTCAAAGGAGAGGGTATGCCATTGCATATGAGCAATAAGAAAGGAGATCTTTACGTCACATTTGAAGTTCTGTTCCCCACCACACTTACAGAGGAACAAAAAACAAGTATAAAAACAATTCTTGCTTAGAATACATTAAGGATACGTGCTATTTCGCTCATCATGTCCTCAATATATTATGAGTAGGAGGTTTTGTTGTAAGTTGCAGCAAACACATGCCTTGGGCTTCTCGCCAATATTTTTTGTTAGTTAACAAATAGATACCCCTTGTTTAACTATTTTTGTTGTTGATAGTGATGCGTCGCCTATGATCCTTGTCTTTCCATGTCAGTGCCTTATTACGGTGCTATTTTAATAGGACACTAGCTGAAAGAAAAACATACATGTATTAGTTTCCTTTGCGTTTGCAATGGGTCATTTTGTAAGCAAGGTGTAAGGCAGCCAATGCAACAAATTATCCCAAGCATAATGAAGAAAGACTTGTTTACCGTTTAATTAAAATTTCACCGTAAAATCAAATCCCAAGTGTTAGTCTAAGGAGCAATAATAGTAGTAAACAGGTTCAATGGAATATTAAAGGGAGAAAACAGAGACTACTGGAGGCAACTCAACCAGGGATTGGCCCTTGTCATCACAAAGGGCATGCGATTGATCCTCATTCCTCAAGGAGTATTAAACTTCAAATTTTCTAGTTCTATTAGTATTGTTGGTTGGATAAATTTATATGTACCTCTTTAACTGcagtataaataaataattttgattttataaacTTAGTGTTGGTAAAGTAAGTTTAAAGTGTACTAATTTATATTCAAATACTCTTATGTTAggcatttttaatattaaaatatcataatcTGACAATCCTGTGTTAAAATTACATTTCAGTCAATTATGTAGGTAAGTAACAATTGAAAGTGGTTTCAATTTGTGACAAATAATacttctagtatttatttatttattcaaaagtATGTTTCTTTTCTTCAACActgtttttgaaatcaaaattattAGTTTGTTCGAATATGtggtttttttataagcaaaaattattaataaaagtatAAGGAGTACTCAAATCCAAAAAACGCTTAATCAAAATTTAGAAAATCTAAAGCTGAGTGTAATCAATTATACAAAATGTTACAACAAAATTTTCTATTGCCAATGGTATGCCAGGACCAAGCCATCTTTGATGTTCATGATTAAATCATCGAGTACACACGGTTCTCCTTTGAATAGGAAGTTGTTTCTCGAAGTCCATAAGGACCACACACTAGTTAACCGAATTGAACacaatttcttcttctttatctTCCCCACCAAAGCTTGAGTGAAATTTCTCAGGTGACACACCTCAACATAGTTCTCCATCTCCTTAATATCCAACCAACCATACTTGCTACTCTAAACTTTTTGACTAATTATGCATTTGAACATGAGATGTTCTAAATCTTCAACCTTCTCTTGGCAGAATACACAAAGCTCTTGTTGTTCATTTCGAATTATCCCCCTTTTCACCAATTGATCTTTTGTAGGTAGTCTATTGAGCACCACCCTCCATCTGAAAACCTTTAATCTTGATGGGATATTAGTCTTCCAAATCCTCTTGAGTGCCACCTTCGATTGAGTTTCCATAACCTCTTCCAAATCACAATCACGAATTAGATTGTAACAACTTTTCACACTAAAGAAACTTTCTTATTAAACTACAATTTGTGATTGAGTTCACGTGCGGTGCGATTGTAATTTCTCAAAATATCAAACACCTTAATCTTTTTCTTCCTAACTCTTTACGTTGCTCAAATCTCTGTTTTGTGAATTGTTGAACTAAAGTTTTTCGTCAAATAACTTTTAAATTAGTGtaaaaagtttgaaaaacaaGTGCAGCACCATGTTAATCACATGTAATGTGATTGATTCATATAGCTAAATCAATCCCAATTTTGATTgtaaattgaataaattattttttagtaaattaattatatttttaaatgtaaTTAACTATAAAAAAGTGTACATGTGACCTTTCAAAAAATTGTATATTGAATGTTCGtcacattttttttaatgaaaacatTAGAGGTAATGccaaaaaccataaaaaaatttaaaagcagaCATTcgtaacttatttatttatttatttacaaattcCTTCCTAATGCTTATAAGaatgaaataaaaaaggaaaatgctaattgttaagaaaacataaaaacaagaaaggcaagaataaatctcaaccattcattatcaccaccaccccatgattcctattaaaaaggaaattaaattaaaaataaattaaaatttttcctATAATATAGTGACATGTGgacattcttgcatttcttcacCAATTtccttcgtactaaatagcattactcAATAAAAAAAGTGAGAGAacaaaattaagatttaaattttCCATAAAATCAACACAAGAGGTTCGCTTTTTATAAATATGTGAAATAAAAAAGTGCCTATGAGCAAAGAACGACATACATCTAATCCAAACTGCCTTGACTTGCCAAGGGATCAGAGAAGGCTTGATAAAAACTTGCCTAACATTAAAAGCTTGCAACATTTGGCATAAACGCCTTGGACATCCATCTAGTGATGCTATGCTTcacattaataatttttttcctttacCTGACTTAAATACAAATGGTTTGTCTTGTGATACTTGTTTTTATGCTAAACATAAAAGTATGCCCTTCCAAGACAATAACGTTTCTTCTATGAATTGCTTTGATCTTATCCTTATGGATATATGGGGACCTCTTTCTACCCCTTATGTGTtttgttacaaatattttataactATTGTAGATGATTACATTCGTTTTTTAAATATATCTTGTGAATCTGAAATTTGAAACCATTGATTTAGTCAAGTCCTTTGTAGATTATCTTAAGTTCCAATTCCTTTCATGTGtcaaaataatttgatttgataATGGCTTTGaatttacttaattttattttcaattaatggGATCCATctagaggtgtcaatttaaggGGCCAATTAACTTGGGCCCTAGCCCCTATAATAAGAGGGCctagaataattttaaaatagtaagCCCTCAAATACATAGGGCCCAATATTATAAGGCCCCAAAATTTTAAAGAGGGCTATAAGgccccaaataaaataaaaaatttaattttaaaaaatagaataaaatcaaaaaaataaataacttttaaataaaaaattttaaaaacatgtttaaaattttcaaaaaacaaacaacttgataaaaactttttttttaaaatttgacaataaataaattaaaaattctgttaaaaaattcaaaaaaaaaaggttttctaacaaaaaattttaaaaataaaaaatatatttgagtatataaaagacaaacaaacaatatatatatatatatatatatatatatatatatatatatatatatatatatatatatatatatatatatatatatatatatataattaaacatgttaattgatcaatacaattaataaccAAATTTTACGACTGTAACATTGAAAAAAGCTCTGAAGGTATTTCTATAGTTTATCTACTTATTAGTATAATAGAACACACAATTTAGATAGAAACAACACATTGTTCATTACATTTCTATAGAAAATACAAACAACATGTGGTTCATTACATTTCTAAAGCACATACAAATATACACTTCCATTAGTCACTGTCAAAATACAGTTCCAATTCTTAAGCACATACAAATCTACACTTCCATTTCTAAAGCACATAAAAACATACACTTCCATTAACACTTTACAGTACCTTAACACTTCCAACAATATCTTATATAGCAGAAAACatgttttttataatatatacatATCATTGCCAACAGCCTGAACCTATTCTTCGACGAAAAAAGAGTCTTTGTATCGTGCGTGCTACAGGAAATGAAGCTTTTGTGAGTTTTTGGAATAAAATAAGGCCCCTCCAATGGGGCCAAAAACATATGCATTATACAAAGGGCCTAAAATTTTAGGGCCCAAAATAAATCTCAATATTTGAGGGCTCAATATAATAGGGCTTTAATGGAGTTAAATAACTAGGGCTTTTAATGATAGggcttatttgacagctctagatccatcatcaaatgtatTGTCCCGGCACATCCCAACAAAATGAGATTGTAGAAAGAAAACACCAACACCTCCTAGGGGTGACCTATGCTCTCTTATTCCAATCTCATTTCTCAAACATTTTTTTGGGCCCATGCTGTTTTTCTCATATATAAATTACCTTCTAGGATGTAATCTTTTGAATATTCCTTTCAACTGCTATTCAACACCAACCCTAATTACTCGCGAAAGAAAGTTTTTGGATGCTTAGTTTGTACATCCACATCCATAAGAAACTAAGCTAATTTTGAACCCAGATCAAGAAAATGCCTTTATCTTGGAACCAATCATGGTGTCAAGGGATATCTCCTTTATGACATTCAAAATAGAAACATCTTCATATTTAGGGACACTTCCTTTTTTGAACACATTTATCCATACCCTTCTCATACGGTTCCAACCAAAACAACAACTCAACCCATATTTCATCCCAATCTTGACCCATCCTTATATATCCTTGATTTTCTTACACACACACACCACTCCAACCCTTCTCCTAATTCCATCATTACACCAACCATACCTGCTATGACATCTAATTCTACCATTCAAATATCCCAACCCTTAAGAAAATCTACCAGAATCTCCAAACCGCCCTCTTACCTTCAAGAATACCATTGTGCTCTCCTTCTAGGTAAACATTTGCACTTCTCCTCCATTGAATAAGGTAATTCCCCTGACCCTATCTCCAATTACATTTCATTTGATAATTTATCTCATAATCACCAAAATTTCATCTTAAACTTATCTTTAATACTTGATATAACATCTTACTCTTTTACCATGAAAGATCCCTATTGGAAACAATCTACTTTCACTGAGCTTCAGTCTCTTATTGCCAATAATACTTCGCATGTCATTCTTCTTcctcctaataaaaataaaagagccaTTGCAAATAATTGGATTTTTAAACTCAAAATTTTATCTAATGGAACCATAAAACAATACAAGGCACGCCTTGTTGTCAAGGGATTCAATCAAACAAATGGTATAAATTATCATGAAACTTTCAGCCCAATCATTAAAATGACAACCATTAGGCTTCTTCTATCTATAGCATGCTCTAAAAATCGGCCTTTACGCTAACTATAATTTTTTACATGGAGACTTAGATAGAGAAGTTTATATACAATGTCCTCCTAGACTGAAAGTTTCCCCGTAAAAACCTAGTTTGTAAACTTAAGAAGTCTATATATGGACTTAAGCAAGCAAGTAGGTAGTTGAATCACAAACTAAGCCAAACTCTGTCTAAGTTAAATTTTCAACAATCTAAATTAAACTATTCTCTTTTTACTAAGAAAAATGATAATTACTTTAGTGCCATACTTGTCTACATTGATTTTCAACATATTATGATAGAACAAATCAAATTATCAAGACTTGTAGGATCACAAATAGTAACTCTTTTGGATATTATATAAGGGAGGGGAAGAATAAACTTCAATAATCTCAATATAATGTTGTTGTCGTGACTGATTCTTCAACATAAATTGATCCTCATCATAAACCATATTCTACTCCAATTTTTGCTTTCACTCAAGAACAATATCAATGCATATTTGGCTTACTTCAACAATATGAAACTAACCATTCACCTTTGGATCCTTGATACTGGTGCCACGTATCACATTAATTTTAGCCTTAGTGCTTTTAACACATATAAGAATATTGCCCATGTCCCTATTTCTATATTCAATGGTTCAAAAATATTGGCTTCCACTTCTAGAACTATCACCATTTCCCTTTAGTAACCTTGCATAAGGTTCTTTGCATATCTTCATTTCATGCGAAATTAATTAATATCACTAAGCTAGCTACGAGTAATAATTACTATGAAAATTTTGTATctcaatcttttcaaattttgcaGAGTTGTTCCAATGTAACTATTGTTATAACTACACTTCAAAGAGGATTATGTTATATCTTTTGTTGGGAGCCTGGTGCAAAACATGaataagaaaaagatgaaaatgttATGATGAAACTTGCGCAAAATAATTTCCAAAACGCCTGTTTACACTAAGTTTTAGGTTTGGTTCGCTCCTACCAATTTAGGAACATTGGGCGCAAATGGATGATCTGGAGAATCCCCTTAGGATACTTTGGAAACCTTAACATGAGTTACACATTCATATTAAACATATCGATCAACGATATTTTATAGAATAAATTTCTCTTAT
The Vicia villosa cultivar HV-30 ecotype Madison, WI linkage group LG6, Vvil1.0, whole genome shotgun sequence genome window above contains:
- the LOC131610416 gene encoding dnaJ protein ERDJ3B-like, whose translation is MAHRRAKLLFLLCALCYALNSFAAKSYYDILQVSKSAGDDQIKRAYRKLALKYHPDKNPGNEEANKKFAEINNAYEVLSDSEKRNIYDKYGEEGLKQHAAGGGRGGGMNMQDIFNSFFGGGSMEEEEKIVKGDDVIVDLDATLEDLYMGGSLKVWREKNVVKPAPGKRRCNCRNEVYHRQIGPGMFQQMTEQVCDQCANVKYVREGYFVTVDIEKGMQDGQEVLFYEDGEPIIDGESGDLRFRVRTAPHDLFKREGNDLHTTVTITLVQALVGFEKTLKHLDEHLVDISAKGITNPKQVRKFKGEGMPLHMSNKKGDLYVTFEVLFPTTLTEEQKTSIKTILA